The Methanobrevibacter sp. TMH8 DNA segment AAAAATTTTCATCTCAAATATTGAAGATGTAATAAGAATAAGAACTGGTGAAAGAGGAGAAAAAGCAGTTTAACTTTAAATTTATACTATAAACATTTGAATTTTTAATAATATTATCTTAATTATATTTTAAATATTCAAAAATTTATATAAAAAAGATATTTAATTAAATATCTTTTTAAATTTATTTTAAAACATTTTCAAATTTTTTCAAATTTTTAAATTTTTTTATTTATTTAATATATTCAAATTTATTTTAACTTATTTTAACTTATTTTAAACTATTTTCACCTATTTTAACATAATTTATCTATTTTTAGTTATCTAGTTTGTTCTAAGTTATTTTAAGATCATATATTATTTTAGTATTATATATTATTTAAAAAATATTTATTATTTAAAAAAATATTAGTTTTTTAAAGCCTTAAACCCAATTGGAGCAGTACTATATTTTGTTCCAGCTGCATCAATAACTTCTTGAACATCACTTGTAAGTTTAGATATAGGTTTCCATGGAATTTCTTCATCTTCACCTACAATGAATACATCATCAACTAATTTTTTATTAAGCAGATACATTAGAATTGAGGTAACAGCCCCACCATCTTGTCCTTCTATTTTATTAGATTTTACAGAGATAATATCTAAATAATCACCTAATGGTTTATTTTCTAAATCATCACTCATTATGTTTTTACTAAGATATGTTCTAGGACATGCAAAATAACATGCATGACAATCCTCTTCACAATTTCCATATTTTTGAGGTTTTCTATCATCAATTTGAATTATATTAGTTGGACAGACATATTCACAAGCTCCACATAATACACAAGCTCCTTCAGAAATAACATCACTTTCTAGATTTTCAAATTGACATTGATAAGATATTTTCTCAATTTCATCATCAGCTATTCTTCTTTTGTATAATACTGGTCTTGATACTACTTCTCGTTCCATAATATTGTTGAGATTATCTTTCTTCTTTTTAGAAGCTATTTTTTCAAGAAGACCTTTTCCTCCATCTGTTAAATGTTTAGTTTCGAAATATCCTTCTTTCTCAGCATCTTCTAAAATTTCTTTCCCTTTTTCAGTTCTTATTATAACAGTGGACCAACCTTTTGGAGATCCAAGTGAACCAACAGATATATCAGAAATATCTGATGTGTAATCAGTACAAATATCACAATTTTTCCTTTTAAATGATTCAGTAGCACTTAATGGAACTATGAAAGGATTATCATTTTTTAAGAAAACTTTAAATTTGTTTTCTTCAATCTTAAATCCTTCAACATCTTTTAAGTTAATATTATTATCTTCTAAAAATTTTTTTAAGTAAGTATATGAAAAGTTTTCCATACAAAATAAGCCTATTTTTAAATCTATAGGTGATCCACCAGTTTGTTCATCATATTCATTAATCTTAGTAGCAGCTAAAATTTGACAAGGAGTTCCAACAATAGCAGTTTTTTTGTCATTCATTATTTCACCTCTATCCCATATAATACTTAAAACCCTAATAACCAATATAATAATCAATAATTGAATATATTCATAAATTAATATAATCAATAAATAATATAAACAAAATTATATCTTATATATCAATCAGTAACTAAATAATTAAATGTAAATATAATATCTATTATAAAGAATATAAATTAATATGATTTTTATATTTAATTTTTGATATTTTTATAAATTTTTTATAATTTAATAATGAGAATATTTTTATATTTTATTTTTTCATGAATAATAAATTAATTAATAGAATTTATTAATAAAATTGGTTAATAAATTATTAAATTAAATACTCAAATTAATTACTCAAATAAAGTAATTACTCAAATTGAAAAATGAACAATTTCAAGCAATAATTAATATCTCTTTTATATAATTTAAATTTTTCTATTTATAAGTTATTTTAATGAATAATTTTCAAAAACTTAAAAAATTGATATTAATCATCAGAGGAATAAATATGATGATATAATATGTATATTTAATAAGAAATATGGAATTAAAATTAAAAATATATTAAATGTAAATCAAATATTTATTAATTATACATATAATGGTATTAATGTTTAAAATTATAATAGAATTGAACTAATAATATTTATCTAGCTTAAATAAAGCTGAAATGAATATTATCAGAAAAGTTTATTAATAATAGAGAAAATAAATAAATAATGTATTTATAATTAACTAAATTTAATTTAATTCTTAATATTTGTGATATAAATGGGAAAAACATCTTCAAATGATATAAAAAAGGAGTTTGAAAATCTTAGAAATAATCTTCTCGATTTAACATTGAGAAATCAGCTTCTAAACTTTAAACCTAGGTCAAAAACTATTGAAGTAGTTAATCAATCTCCTATGTCTGTTTATCAGACACTTATTTTACAAAAAAAGAAGATGCAATTTGTTCCAAATAAAAAAGATAGAAGATCTGTAAAAAATGATGAAGCTAATGATAATAAGAAATCAAGATTTTCTGCTCTATGGGAACATCCTCCAATTGATTTAAGTATATTTTCTGAAGGAGATAAATCATTGAAAGCTGATTTAACTCCAAATGAACTTCAAAAAAGGCTTTTTTATATAAATCAACAAGCTAATACAATGTTTCATGAGCAAGGTTATAATATATTATATTTAGCTATAGGGTTCTTAGAATGGAGAGATACTTTTAAACCTAATGATGTTCATGCAGCTCCATTGATTTTAATTCCAGTAACATTAGAACGTAAAAAAGTTGGAAAATCATTTTCTATTTATTGGAATGAAGAAGATTTACAAACAAATATTTCACTTCAAGCTAAGTTAGCTGAAGAAGATATTGAAATTCCTGAATTTAAAATAACATCATACATTGAAGGTGTTGAACACTATTTAAGAGATGTTAGAAACGCAGTAAACAAAAAAAGTAATTGGAAAGTTACAAAACATATATCTCTTGGATTTTTTTCTTTTACAAAATTTGTAATGTATAATGACTTAAATCCAGAAAGTTGGGAAGATAATGTTGATTTAACAAAACAAGAACTTATTGAAGCTATCTTTGATCCTAAAAAAAATAAACATGAGGTTTCATTTAAAGAGGAAGATATTGATAGAGAATTATTATATAAAGATATGTATCAAGTTCTTGATGCTGATTCTTCTCAAATAGCTGTTATTGAAGATGTTAAAGCAGGTAGAAATCTTGTTGTAGAAGGGCCTCCAGGAACTGGAAAGTCTCAAACTATTGTTAATATAATAGCTGAACTTCTTGCTTCTGAAAAAAGTGTATTATTTGTTAGTGAAAAAATGGCTGCTTTAGAAGTTGTAAAAAGCCGTCTTGATAGTGTTGGACTTGGTAAATTCGTTCTTGAATTACATA contains these protein-coding regions:
- a CDS encoding Coenzyme F420 hydrogenase/dehydrogenase, beta subunit C-terminal domain; amino-acid sequence: MNDKKTAIVGTPCQILAATKINEYDEQTGGSPIDLKIGLFCMENFSYTYLKKFLEDNNINLKDVEGFKIEENKFKVFLKNDNPFIVPLSATESFKRKNCDICTDYTSDISDISVGSLGSPKGWSTVIIRTEKGKEILEDAEKEGYFETKHLTDGGKGLLEKIASKKKKDNLNNIMEREVVSRPVLYKRRIADDEIEKISYQCQFENLESDVISEGACVLCGACEYVCPTNIIQIDDRKPQKYGNCEEDCHACYFACPRTYLSKNIMSDDLENKPLGDYLDIISVKSNKIEGQDGGAVTSILMYLLNKKLVDDVFIVGEDEEIPWKPISKLTSDVQEVIDAAGTKYSTAPIGFKALKN